agtaaaaaaggaggtccattcggcctcgtcctggccttggtgcaagtattttcggttacccaaagctatagggcgataatgtttaggatcggcaggagcttccaaaagtctaagccgttccgcaagccatatctgcaaaaacaggtacgatcgaatcaaaagaatgaaaagaaagaaaaaaggttcctggggcgcagtttcaacgcccaggaccaggcgccgaatattccagcgcccagccctgggcgctgaaactcagccccaggcaaaaaaagaaaagtggcgtatatgtgcgcaaagaaaaaaatagattacctgcagtaatagggggcttcccttaaaaatttcggatttggcatccttcttcagctcatccgcactcagcaaagtctcagcgacaaccaacggcataatagaatagcaactttccatctggctaatcaaggggattaGCCTTATGTCGCCGAACTCACcgttattattcgacagcaaataatgattcaacaagaaaaatacaagggctcgaatgttcaatttttgttcggtcatattcttactaggcctaaaatgatgttttacgagttttgccaagttaaccttatcgtctacgacaagttcagcaaacatgttatcatctagccctaggaaaacccttatggttgttttaccctcttcaatagtgccaggggtaacgggagtagcattagtaggataaccaaggatcgcagcaaattcatcaggcaaaggacatatttcattgccccgaaaggaaaaaacatgatgatcggagtcccaaaagtttagggcagcatgcagaaaattataatcaatattaatttgttgtaagcctaaaagtgcctctaagtggtattcttttaacaaagctttttctgtgtgagtaagggctcgtagccaacgcctaacagtccgttggagtgagaaagtaggggtcgacatggcaaaagcagtaaataaattAGAGCACggcaaaaaaaagagagaaagaatttgagagtggtggaaaataaggacgtacttagcccctatatatagctgaacgcacccaataaacatcctgatcccattcggaaacgtgtttagaaatccgaaaatcaaatattaccaggaaagaactttcagcgcccacctctgagcgccgaaatttttaacgcctgagcttgggcgctgaaaatacagcccaaggcccagatttcacaaaaacgcggaataggaaaggacttaagactgtgttgctaaaacacgaggccctattacaagtaagatcaagcccaaagcacctttagctcccaaataagcaaaaaataagaataaccttgaaacttggtcgaaacttagactcatctcagaaaacgctcatgtacacttttcaaaaaaaaaaagcaagttaaatatcatggtcattcttcgaaacaccaaaaatatgtgtcgtcaagtcattggttttccaaatagaaaatgtctgtctgtcaaagggataatccgggccaagccgaaaccggatgtcgcctgaaagctaaagtcgcactccacggcttcactaaaatagcacactactataggagatcgctcgcacatacgagcgtgaccccaaacatgattacaagacgcgaaaaacgaCCAAcaagccccaacacttgggggctcgcgaaaagtggactccaacaaagcgtgcaatcaaaatcacattcccagactgcgccacgcaccataacatgtttggatatctcaaaaaatattgttaaacaaaaatatacacaatgtggacccacttataggacacatctaatcaggaaatattacgacccaccaacaggttgtaatcacaaaagcccttctacataggcaaaataagaaatgggctcgcccaccctcagcgggcggggtctgcgccactagccgcgcaggtcctcagttttcgaaaaataaaatcttcaaatttaaaataggctcgccaccttcagtgggcggggtctacggcgcaaaccacgtaggtccttattttcaaaaaaaacaaaacaaaataaaatttcaaaacagattcgtccacttcagcggacggggtgtctaccctcagcggacaaggttcgccacctttagcaggcggggtctacgtcacaaaccgcgtaggtccttattttcaaaaaatttcaaatagattcgtccacttcagcggacggggtgtccaccctcagcggacaaggttcgccaccttcagcgggcggggtctacgtcacaaaccgcgtaggtccttattttcaaaaacatcaaacagattcgtccacttctatcggacggggggtccccctcagaggacaggctcgcccaccttcagcgggcggggtctgcgtcactaacagcgcaggtccttagtcgctgcagcgataatttttattggattttccttcgttttacttcctataaaaacaagggtactggattttccttcgttttacttcctataaaaacaagggggttttctcgtttagccagccctgaaaatgagaatctttaaaaacgttttacctcgtgattgggcttggccaggcccaattacactttacagctttaatttcgaaaacatctgtagttactcccaatgacaaactgagggagtttctacgcatctttagatccttccaatgacaaagtgaggaagtttctataccatcagttgacaaatcccaatgacacgtgagggatatgtcgacacttcaagtgatgacccttaagtcaaatgttatcactcgggggctcgtgagaccctcgcaaaacaggtcacatacaccatggcttgtgcgacgcactccgtctaataatTTGACCATCGCAAccctccaagactcagtcaaagtgggggctaactgtagacacctacttttgtccccattctcgcaagggaaaggttcgatgatgaaagcataaaagctccacttgacaacgcatctcctataaaataaatgaatctcgattccccatttcattttacccgaaacctgctatttatggaaacctgctaaaaatagtagctgccgtaaaaggtagcttctaaaagtggcaaatcataaaagatagaaacctctcagaattaggtgttgcactccaacataaatcctaaatgagatagaaaactgcgagaatcctattcctaaaaggattcgaaaataagagttacgtattaattaaaatcctaacgagcctagagttcgtaacgggcccagacgcattccgtcacaaattgatacgcgctaaaagactcaaattaatctcaaactctacggattttagaatccgaatttGACTAAACAAagaactgcccagaccctattttcaacgcctggctctgggcgccgaaatcttcggcgcccaggcctgggcgctgaaaatacctaggtacgtttcttttcctaattctttgtggattagaactctgcaattctatctttccacgaactcttccctataaatagacccctagtttcgacgtgaaacgaaacacaacaacacatgatatattctaagtattgactctaaaccccttagcctaagcctctcgctgcgaaactgttcacgcgttctgtcgcaatcgatccataaatcgaacagaacgtatcctgtcccataatcgagattcgttaaataaaaaggagaaatggcaaagtcaaagtggttaattttctgagaaccctgacgcacctctcaatggtgcgtcgtaatgtgtcccttttcgatgatttaactgctttcctcgccctttttatgaactgttaaactaacctaatatgattgttctatcacgcctaataaatataatatttttgggaaatcggattatcatgctaggtcccttaatgctatttaaatcagataatcacgatcgaattagtattatatgctgcatattgctaaaatcaattcagattagtttaatagttaacgcatgtcccttcaattatttatgctgagctagtaaggatatcctgcctttggagttatcgacgagcgaattactcctctcggtagttacagtcccccgaaccctcaatctctaccttgcgggtgtatattgagatatccccacaccagggatcacaagggaacctacggccgtcgtggtcaaacataattgcactccctttatgtcacgataaccgggttttgtcagtttttctcattgtcgttaaaaactgaatggcgactcctatattactagtcaattgggtgtatactcacaggaaatccaattacacttgattgaataaaaagaatcgtcacacccacgagggacaggtcacgcattagcctcgcgctttttcgaccccctcacaacaacCACATAATGAATGTAAGGTTCTGATCATAGAAAGTAAAAGCTCAGTTTAAGCTTAGTATGTTTCGTCCTATAGTTGACATGTCAAACTAATCGCTTCTCCCATGATTACAGACCCCGGAAAGAGAATTCACTAGCAGGATTTCTGGACTAGAAATCTATAACAAGAATGTCAGGGATCTTCTCAATTATGAATCTGGTCGCACCCTTAAGCTAGAATCTAGGACCGATTAGTGTGTTGGAGGGGAGAGATTGGTTTCTATGCACAAAACAGCTAAGTTGGGTCCACATAAGCTAGAAATTCTcatttgttttgaaaatagTAACTCGCCCCTTTCCAAAACTGTAACAGAAATACAAAAACATGGAAACAAATGCATACACGCCCCAGTGTAATTCGTAAATAACATACGTGACAGTTAATGAAAGATTACGTCAACAATATTACGGTGTATATGCAAGGACTAAATAAAGTATTAACATGGTGCCATCAGAGAAACTACTACAAATTGGTCGCAAATCTAGATGTCATATACTGAATCCTTAGTAGCACAAAAATATATAGAATGTGAGTCCATTTCCAACTAGAATACAATAGTGCTACACTGCTACATGCACATACAATTTCACTGGACAAGCTACCTAATGTCACTGTCTGTATCATCCTTCCATTAATGTGTTCAACCAAGAAAATTCAATAAAGCAAAAGAGAGAAACGCCACTGCACTAAAACAACCATTTCAATTTCtcatattttcttttttctgaaCATGGGGAAAAAATCAGACTCAATCAAACTAGAAAATATCAGACACAATCAAACTGGAAAAAAATAAGACCCAATCAAACTGGAAAAAATCATACACTTCGTATTATTATTGTCATattcttctctctctccttttctctttatttATGAAATTGGGAACCATTTCAGACATCAATTTCAGATTTTCAAAGGAATTAGGACAAAACACTAGATATGACAGTAAATCATACTTTGaataatatttttctaataCCATAACTAACTAGAAGAATTGTAACGACTAGAACAACACATGTATAAGAAAAAGAGAATTAGTGAGGATGACCACTTATGGTTTGACAATTTGTAATCTTTGAGTGTTAGTTTAGTTTGACAATTTGTAATCTTTGAGTGTTAGTTTAGGCCTTGCTAATGCTTACATGCATGGTTTGTGATTTTTAAACCGTAGCATCACAAAGAAAGACTTTCTCAACCTTAAATGATTATTTGCATACAGCTTCCCGCCCCCCTGGCCATAATTAGACTATAATTAGACTGGAAAAACAAGTGACAGTGCCTCTCCCTTATGCTTTATCCCAGTTTAAATTAAAGAGTAACAATTCATGTAAACAAATCAGAACAATAATCAAGCATAGCAAAATAGAAATGCATGATTTAAAAGTCGTCAGAAAAGCAATCAGTGTAAAAATATTAAGAACATCAAACATCAAGCTTAAACAAACAGATAGAATCAATATTAATCTACACTGAAGTTTACACCTActcatttatatcattttacgTAAGGCCATGTGCTTTACACCAATTGAAATGAGTTGATGTTGAATAATATTGGTCTTTATTGATAATAActgatttatatttattaaaaatgatTTCACTGATCAATGTTCAAACAAGGCCACATATAGCTGCATTTATATCCATTTTATGCATTCCTTTTTAAGTCTTAACATTTGTGAGTTGTTACAACTTACAAAAGGGAAGTCGGAAACTTAGACATCATAATTAATGTAACAAGCATATATACAGGAGTCAGATTGAGAAGATATAACACTTACATTATCACTTACGTTGTGAACTTGGATGATTTCCTGGATCATCTTCCAAAAGTATGGATTATTGCATTAGTTTTCTGTGCAAACAAACCGCTCAAACCATTTCGACTTCCCCAATCACATCCACGGCCTTTATCAAACTCGCAGAAAATGAAATATTAGAGTTCTCCTCTGCATCATATTTTGATATGTACCTGCTCATTAATAACAAAATTTCAACAATTAGATAATGGGACAGGAGCCACAATGTCTTCCTCTATTAACATCGATGTCAAGAACTCAAGAAACCTACAGCTATCCAGTTTTGTATGTTACAACAATCAGATTAGGAAAAAGATATTGAAAAACCTTTGTAAAAAGTTCATACTTAAAAACCCTGTTGTGAGTCTTGCTAGACATGTTTCAAAATAAGTACTAGTTACctgaaaatattttctacctTCACAAGAATCTTTTGGCACGGAGCAGTAATAGTTTATCCAATAGAACTAATTAACTGAATTTACATAACTCTAAACTGTGTAAACAAGCGCTTGTGATTACCTGGAGTACAAAAAGTCCATCAGTAGCCAACACAGACTCACAGTAGCAAAAGAACTCCTCAACGTATTCATGTCCTAATCTACTAATTCATGTCTTTCAGCTATTTCTAGGATCTCACTGTACCATAAAACAGAAGAAAAATAATAGTTAGAGAAAAAAAAGGAGgaagaaatattatatttaaTGGCTACTGCATTTTGTAGAGAATTTTGAGGTCATACCAAGTGAAAATTCAATCATATTATTGGGCACTCTGCAGTTGTCGGTAATCATAGAGAAGGAGCGTTATGCGATTCTGTATGCATAACAAATTTATTGGACGGGAATGTGCAGAAAGGCATTGGATAGAATTTAAAGAGACATAAAACCAAACAAGTCAACCTCCTTCAACAATGATGCCACTAGACAACGTAAGCTGTTAAATTTCACACAAAACTGCATGATTGATGCATAAATGAGTCTACAGACCCtcatctaacagatgttctcaagaaatacgGATATGACTAAGAGGCATAAACTacaaataaatattaaaataaattctcCATGTTTTTTTTGAGTGCAACTCGAAATCTAATGCGTGTTTTCATACAAAAAATAAGACAAGTAATCAACATTCTCATCGTAATGAAAACAGACCTTAACTAGCAATATAATTCAGTTTGTTTTGATAGGCAACACAAAAGTTCTACAGATGATCTAGGTAAATTTAAGTCAAGTTTGTTTTGATTGATAGATGGGAATATTATCGTTAACAAGTTAAAAGATTAGACTCACTGAATAGCAACATATTTAGGGACTAGGGCAGGTACAAAGCCAATCAAAGAGTAAGAGGATGCTCAATAACTCAAAATGCATGCAGGAAGCAGTCCATGTAAACCTCGACACTATGTAACTTCAatctaaaaacataaaaaacatctttccatagtaaagaaacatatcAGTCAATATGGCAAGAGGGTGACATTAGCATCTTTCCAATGTGTTTGTTCCATAAAATTTAAATCTtattgtattttgaactattgtTGAAGCATCAAAACTCTTTTTCCTTTTGTTCATTGGTAATACAGAGAATACTAAGCGCGatgaatttatatttttaatactaTTGAGAAACACAAAATGGTTGTTCATGACCAGCGCATGACAGGAGAAAGATAACCAATTACAAAGTGTAATACATGATATAAGGAAGTTCAACAAACTCTTAACTTCATAGGATTTGTGATGAAGGGAAGTTCTTAGCAAAGAAAGTAAACCTAGTCCGGGTACTTAGCATGTGAATCAAAGTACACTTTGAGAATCTAGATAAAAGAATCTAATTTCATGGCTaatgaatttatatttttaatactaTTGAGAAACACAAAATGGTTGTTCATGACCAGCGCATGACAGGAGAAAGATAACCAATTACAAAGTGTAATACATGATATAAGGAAGTTCAACAAACTCTTAACTTCATAGGATTTGTGATGAAGGGAAGTTCTTAGCAAAGAAAGTAAACCTAGTCCGGGTACTTAGCATGTGAATCAAAGTACACTTTGAGAATCTTGATAAAAGAATCTAATTTCATGGCTAATCTTCCATAAATTCCacaataaagtaaatggtgaATCTAAGTCACGTAATTCCACAATGTAATGGTGAATCTAAATCACAGAATGCCACAATGTGCTGGTGTCTACTAGATTGCAGGTTCTAGCTTCACGGTTGCTAACAAAATCATTGTGAACTACAAGGTCGTCACTTATTTGTTAAATACACTGAAGACCAAGAAGGTACTCTAGAGATAATGAATAGCTGCTTCATGGATATCAGCATATCCACAGGGGCACGAGCTTCATGTATGAGCTTGAATTGGTCATGTGACGGGGGGCAATTATGTGGAGACAAGAAAGAACCCAAAAAAGCTATGTTACATGATTCAAATTAGATAAAAAATTCAAGCAAACTCAGAAATTAGATTATACTTTCTAAAGGAACAAAGTCGGTACTCTTTTTAGTCAGATTATCAGGTATGTTTTAGTATGAAGCACGCATAAAAAGGTTACTGATACTGTAGCTTAGATATATGACTAAAAGACTTGAGAACTGACCTGGAGTTTCTCTTAAGAACTTTTCAGTCTTTCACCATACTCCTTTACTTCCTGGAGACCTTTATGTAACTGCAAGCAATcccatattataaaaaaaaataagccTTTAATCTTCAAATGCCCAAACCGACATCGAAAAATGTGCTAATAAAATCATCCAAGTATATACCTTAGTCAGCCGCATTTGACGTACTGAAGATTGTTTTTTTTAGCAGAAATCAATAACTCGTCCAATTTCTATTATCACCATAAGGTTCAGGTAATCCAGAATTAATACACCAAAATAACGATCTGATTATGCTAAATAAGCAAAAAGGAGAGTGTTGAATACCAGGGATATTTTTTCCATACCAGCTACTAGTCGTTTCTTCTCTTCTAACTTCAGCTCCATTTCCGATTTCTGATAAAGAGATATTATTAGTCGCTTTTGAGTTCTGATAATACAGTCCAATGAACGAAACCTAGAAGACTATTATAAAGGTCCTTGTGTATGAAATGATATAGCTCTTCGCCAGGAGAGGAGTAGACTCGCGAGTAGACTATTCCACACTCGCGAGTGGTTAACTAAATATTTATAGCTTATTTTATATATGATGTCAAGTTGTTAACTAAGTGCCACACATATACTGTTGGATATTAGATTACCAAAACATGCTATTTCTGGTGCCAATTTGAGCAGCAGCTAGCAATGAGGCAGAGAAGGACAACCAGATAGACTCTTCTAGGCTTCAGCACTACCTCTCGATTGCTTTCCTCTTTCGAATGTTGTCACATGGTAGCCTGAATGTAAGAAGCAACAATTTTAAATCAAACCATTTGAAAAAACTAATTTATAAAATTTGGGGAAAAGAGGAGTACCCTGGCCTAGGTGCAAAGTAACATCATAATATGTTTTGTCGAATTCACTGTTGCAGCCTCCATCAGAACCTGAAGTCCCGTTCGTCGCAGAAGAAACCTTGGTTGCTATGGGGTAGTACTCAAGATACATAGGTTTCGGGCGTTCAGATGGTGTATGAAATCCTCTAAGCTCATAAATCTACAGATCATAAAAATACAGATTTAAAACTGCTATATTAGTCCACCCCACACAGTAAAACTCGATCACATGAATGGGAGAAAGAAATATAGTTACTTGTCTGGTAAGGCCCTCTGCTcctaaattattaaaaaaataggtaaaaactGCATCTTTAGTCTTAGGTAAAACACATAGTACCATGTCAGAAGACCAACAACATACatcaaacaaaaattataacTATTTAGTCATATAAATACTGTGAAGTACCTGCCTGCGTGAATGCTCGGGTTGTTCCATCAGCAATTGGTCCTGCAGTAGCAAGTACTCGCATAAATCGATATTAATTTGGGTGCTTGTCGTACAATAATAGCCTCAAATAAAAGACACAAATAACCAAAGGGAAGGCACTACAAACTACAGCCACCTTCTTAGCTTTTACAGACAGTAGGCTTTCACTGAGTTGCTTTTCCAGCTGCTGCACTTCTTTCAAGCTCAAGTTTGATAAATCTTTACCCAGCATCCTCCTATAATTGACAATGGTTGTTACTAGCCCAGCCTATGACAgagtttataataaaagaccACAAACTTGAATCAATGACAGTTTTGAGGACATATACATTTGTCTCAATTGGAGTTTTGTTATCCTGTCTTTCAGACTATCAATCTCCTTCAAATCTTCTccctgcaaaaaaaaaagagatccaAGAAAAACATAATAGTTTGATAAGAGAGGCTTGTTTATACAAAGTAAGCAAAGAATTGTCTAGCTGGCCATAATCAACAGAATCCATGCCTGACATTAACTAgatacttaaaaaaaaatctaactaTACAAGTTATGCAACAGAGAAACAAAGGGAGACATCTTTgtaatcatcaatcaagtatGAAAATATAAACACTTCATCGGGAACTAAAAATAGAATTTGAGTCAAGACCCTTGTATCTCAATCACGAGTGTTGTCTTTCCGCTTTGTACCTTAAACAAGACCAGTAAGGATCGCTGAATTTGGTCTCAAAGAAGGCACATGTGACGTGACAATGTAATACCTATAAAACCTAGCCATAAAGGACATATTCCAACCAAATAAATGTGgtaacttcaaaaaaaaaaaacctctaaaaaattcaagaaacaAGCAGCAACATAGCATCACTCCTTGTTACAAATGCACACTCAGCTAAATTATACTATTTGTCGATTCAGTGCTCCTAAAAATGCTTAATTTATCAACTAGGTGATCCCAATGTAgaacaaaattcataaattttatGCAAAAGTTAACCTTAATTTCCAAAACCCACTTCAGAAACTtcaatagaaaaaaaataaagacctaaaaataaaacccagagataaattaaaattaatcaaCAAACAAACTAGAAATAAACCCTAAATTCAAACTTAAAATATGTTGAATTTttatataaatatttttaattgccTGAAATATACTATGAGTAGGTAGACAAGAAAGTTCAAGCACAAAAATTTCGGCAACaaaaatgaaagcaataaataaaatcaaaccTTCAAGAACTTCTTCGCGTGAATTGGGAGAATTTATCTGACAAACCAAAGAAGCCGGAAATCCAAAACCCGCAACTTAGAGCGAATATCTCTAACAAAAACACTAACTTATTGAAGCTTGAGATGGTTATATTTGGCGAATTTTGAAAACTATCAATCAGGGTTTCCCTCCTTTTGTATTGAGAGGAATGACAAGATTACTAGCAGATTGCAAAAGAAATTGAGGTGATTCGTTTGTGCTAACCTGTTGTAAACGAAATTAAGGGGATTCTGAGATGACACCAGCGATTCTATGGGAGTGTATTCAAATTTTCCAATGAGCAGTTGGTTTTTGGAGAGTGTGGGTTGACTAGGGTGAGTGTTTGATATGTTGTGGGAGCAGGTATGGGAGAATTAAGCGGGGTTAAGGGGGGAAATTTGGCTAAAATTATAAGCGAAAAGTTATAGTTTAGCGGGCTTAGCTGACATGTGGGTACACGTGTCTTTTATTTGCTAATAACGACGCTCTATAGCGTCCTTATATGCTACGACCCTTTAAAGCGTCAATATTTGCAAACTCCTATCCGCGCCCCAGAAATCCCTGTGACCCTTTCGTGAACCGTCGCAGTTAGTCCGTCTAGATTTGTATGTTTTTCCCATAGTggttagagttctacaattatatctttccacgaactcttttctataaatataaccccaagttcgacgtgaaacaacacacaattattattctgagtattgactccaacccctaagcctaagcctcacgctgcgaaattgatcacgcgttctgtcgcaatcgatccaaaaatcgaacagaacgtatcatgtcccgtatcttgagattcgttaaataaaaggagaaatagcaaagtcaaagtggttatttttctgagaaccgtgacgcacctctcaagggtgcgtcgtaatgtgtcccttttccatgatttaattgctttcctcgcccttttatgaactgttaaactaattgaatctgattgttctatcacgcctaataaagataatatttttgggaaattggattatcatgctaggtccctttaaacaatctaaatcagataatcgcgctcgatctagtattatatgttgcatgttgttaaaatcaactcagattagtttaatagttaacgcatgtcccttcaattatttatgctgagctagtaaggatatcctgcctctggagttatcgacgagcgagtactcctctcggtagttacattcccccgaaccctcaatctctaccctgcgggtgtacgttgagagatccccacaccagggatcacaagggaacctacggccgtcgtggtcaaacataattgcactccctttatgtcacaataaccgggttttgtcagtttttctcattgtcgttaaaaactgaatggcgactcctatattactagtcaattgggtgtaaactcacaggaaatctaattacacttgatttgacaaaaagaagcgtcacacccacgagggacgaggtcacgcattagcctcgtgctttttcgaccccctcacagggggCAATGAAACGCTTCCTCTCCCGGACCAGGAATCGCAATTTCCGCCGACGGTGGAAGGTCGAAAATCACCAACAACTCTTGCGTATCGATAAAGGTAGTATAGAACGGGTTGTTCGAACTAACCGGACTAGATTCGGCccaatttctctctctaactgCAACTGTCTTAGGTCTAGCCAT
This sequence is a window from Spinacia oleracea cultivar Varoflay chromosome 1, BTI_SOV_V1, whole genome shotgun sequence. Protein-coding genes within it:
- the LOC110798508 gene encoding MADS-box transcription factor 5-like, with amino-acid sequence MRMLGKDLSNLSLKEVQQLEKQLSESLLSVKAKKDQLLMEQPEHSRRQIYELRGFHTPSERPKPMYLEYYPIATKVSSATNGTSGSDGGCNSEFDKTYYDVTLHLGQGTPL